aatatttatttatttaatttttcaaatgtaaactgaactttattgactatactccttttccagtctttgattatttaattgtaattgggGCTTTTGGGGATTTGAAGCTGGCTTCCTCAGGGAAATAAAATTGTGTCGGGTTGCGAAGGTAAATTAATGAAAGGGAATATTATCATTGGCTTacgtattaagaatatccatagcgcaaaatcacctgcatcatgagcataccccacatacacaccttcacgtactTACCCCTTACTTTTTCagcatcacacaacacagcaaAATTAGGTATCTTTTAGTTAAATGAAttgaataattgttttgttcctttcattttgtaaatttttgaaccGTTCCGtaggtaaatattatgtattccatctctgaCTATATgtttagtgtaattgtttgttattatgtataattattgctagctgtaggattacgaaatatattaataaataaaaaggacaCAAAGGTCTCGCAAGCAATAGCGCCCCAGTGCGACCGtgaatatagtaaatattacCGATATAGCCGGGGCGTATCTCGCAAGACGTAACACGAATAATAGTAATCTTTATTCATTCTTCTCACAAAAACTTCGTAAATAaacaagtgacagttatatattattataaataaataattttctatctTCTATTGAGGGAAAATGCTTGTTtgtgagactgatgcctgctAAAGGTAAGAGTACCTGTGTTACAAGTCATCAGGCCTCCACCACTTCGGATCGACAGGTCTTAAAAAGTAGAGAAAAATTTAGAGAGAATAAACAATCATTATATTGCTCTTGGAAACGACGGACAGTGTGTATCGGCTAAAAAGGGCGAAACTTGCCGCAGTCTGACCGTTTACAAATTACGGAGGGAATAAAAATTGTTGGATTTGCTTTCCCTAATTGCCATCATTTCCcataaaatctgataaaagccaagaggctgattgcagatggattaagaattaaaaaaaaacataggcTGCAAcgttaacaaaaaattatatataaggtGGAATGagtatgattttaatttatgtatcttattagtaaaaatataagagaTGGAAAAAAGTCCCTACACAGAATAGCAGgggaataaaatattagattaGTCTAGTCTACGATacgataaattttataacaaagcGGCATTCAAATGTAGCCTAATCGCTGATTATCCAcgtttgaatatattataattcttattgtatttaatttattgttaaaaccaTATGCCGTTTTTTACATCTGCATAAAATATAGGTGGCCAACTAAACTAAGAAAAAGAATACACGCAATGCATGCTgcataaactttaattttattagaaaaaaattaatatggaGGAATCGCACGCAcatttctaatatattataggtcaaataaatgaaatgctCTTATTCAAAGTACAATTTGGTTTTTggataaaaatcataaaattattatattatttaatttatcgatAAGTAATTTCATTCGAAAATTAAGAGAAAGGACAATTATTAGTAACCTACGTAATTAAGAActacacaataaaataaagctcTCATGCTAACAAGAGTACAAAAGTACTCAGTAGCCgcaatatatgaataaatgaatattcttCTAAGCTCTTATGACGAGTGAATCTTATTAAGAGTTAatgtatattacaaaaaccAGGATCGTTTCAATGGTGAATAAACTTTATAGTTTGTATGATGTTTCTTATAATAAGCAGCAGCATAATGCAGCTGTTCGTCCTACGCTTGTCAGATTGTATTGGACATTGTACATCCGGAATGAATATATTAGAATACCGAAATATGAGTGCACTGGTGTGTCTATTCACACACACACTTGCAATAATTTCTCCTACATCAGTCTTAATTAGACACCTTGGTCGGCTTGAAGAACAGTATATATAACTTGGAAGTCAGTGGATCATCCGACACCGTTGTAAGGAGATCAAATGCTGGACCGACCTTACATGCTCTCTTAGGCATGAAGGTGTTTTGATATGAAAACCACGCTTATTCTTTAGCGAAGTATGACATTTAATGTTTTTCCCACAAATACCTATGATTTATGGCCTACGTAATCGTTAATTCgggcattttattttaaacatttatgttACTAATGAactattgtttatctatgttgGTAAGTcccatacatattattttattgtgtttattttgcTAATTACAATTATCACTATTTACAAAGCGAAAATTTCCACTACACTTCAAACGTAAATATCAATAGGTAGATTCTTACACATATAATAATCTTATCAAATGatgttattgtattaattgtaatttagacgtaatatttcaaaatcttGGATACTTTCTATTAGAAAACGTAACGTAATACTCTAAGCACGGTGGTTCCCTTAGCTCATATCACTCAAGCGACAGAGATTGCTATTGAAATGGATTTCAATTAAGCCCGGATCTCATAACCAAAAAACCGCGTAGAAACCGCGTCTATCGGTAACTAATGTCGCTTAAAATTCtatcatttattactttaatatagaACGATGCGATTACAATCGACAGACATACAGTGTAAGTCGTAtctactataaaataataagctattttatttagccaatgaaacatttaattcttattaatgaagtattatattataatgccTCTAACtataatctatactaatattataaaggggaaaggtttgattttttgtttgtttgaaatgaataggctccgaaactactggaccgatttcaaaaattctttaacctttggcaagctacactattcgagtgacataggcaatttcatttccaaaaaaaatagggatgcttactaaaacttgaataatctaacccaaggtgtaaaaaaataaacaaaagacttCCTTCAATcatgtgcgctgcgaaaactattaatgatagaacaaaatgatgtattacaatttttcagaacacatcactgtctataaaaaatgtcgcgacagcatgtctctatcttttatagttacgtcacaataagcgtccttttattaatttttttttattaaaataccaccgctagaaaaggctctttattcgcacctaggtattgatccttatcaaaataattaccaacgtttcacataagctacaatttaatggaataaccaccaaaaaagcatggtggattggtgttctcctgccgtttctcttgaatagtttactactatgtaatataacaaaaatcttagccacagcaacgcttggccgagtctactactTATATTATGACAGTcttcgtttatttatttaaatattgttgtggttaaataaaacactggCGAAAAAGTtctgtatttattatgaagtttttaatctttattacaaatacaagAAGTATTTTTACACAACATCATATATTTTCATGACTTATCGGGAAGGGATCCCTTTGGTTTCCTTTTGTGCGCGTTTTTCTTATAAACAAGTTCGATTGTCCAGAATATCACAGTGATAGCAAAACATGACGTCAGAATGTAAAAGGCTGTTGCGTAGCTGTCCGTTAACTCTCTTATGGCacctgaaaaacaaaaatgtaaggCACAGTTCAACAAAAGCCAGCAAAACCACAGTTAAATTCATTGATGGATATGTTGTTTTTTATCCCAAGCCACCTCATACATcaattgaaaaatatgttagacgaatttatgttaatgaattttaaacattacaatatattgtttaaattaaatttaaatgaaaaactttCTGATTGTTAGATTCATTTAGATCTAATCTTAAGTTGAAAATGTGTTACgccaatttatatataacccCTCTTTCCCGAATCATTAACAGTACAAAACTTTACCTCCTCAAAGAAATGTGTGGGATCCGTAATCCGTAATCCCGACCCGTTGGTCACTgaggtatataattaaattgatatcgTTTTATGAAATGAGGTTACATTTCGGCAtcaatttcatcaaaattatattttttctttagactTTCTGTGCCTAAAGATGTCGAAATATTTTAACGACTTActcatgatattttaaaagtgtcTACAAATATACTATATTCCTGCTTCTGCACTTTTAGAATTATACTTACTAATAATAGGTCCAAACACTACACTAATCAGGCCAAATGCGAGCATAGATACGCCCAAAGCATGGGAAAAATTCTCGGCTGAGACGCAATCGGCTATAACCAGCGGATGCAAAATCTCTATAATGGCTCGAGCGAGGCCCACAATAACGAGGAAACTTTGCATTATAATTCTATTATCTGACCACAGCAttcctaaaaatttaataaaaggtCCATTAACAATAGGCTTCCATTCATCAAATCTGAAACTGTCAGTGAATGTGAAAAAATCTATTCTCTTATTTTGTACAATATGTAATTTGACAAATAAAACTtcgatgaaataaaattaataaaaatagtattatttctttcatatatttttataagttcacatttattcaattttgacTAATTGAGTGttaataaactgttttaactcaagatgaagaaaattatgttttagttACATTGCAGAGAGAAATAAGCAAGTGGTTATGTAAAAATGTCGTAATAAGACTTACTTCTTCGTGAATAACATATGAATCAACAAGTAAAACTAACGAGTAGACAATAAAGTTGACAATCTTTGTcattagttatatatttatcataaatGTATACCAAAATGGCCCATGAAATATCAATCTTCTAACAACATATGCATATAACAGCATGAAACCTgcttaaactataaatatccTAATGCATCTACCATCACTTACGATATGTTTACTACggatttaatttagttaatttaactCGCCTAATCGCGACAGGCATGCAATAAGGAGACCAATAACGTAGATGTCATGCGTTCCCAATTTGGTTAACCATTTGCTAATATATACGAACAGCATTCTTGTTAACAAATTACCCAGTCCGAATAACATTAGAGCTCGTGCCACCAAAGCctgtaaaaataatgtgtTAACTCCacaaatctaatttaattgtaCGCCTAACCGCTAATCTAGAACTGCAGTAGGTGGGTTTGGCCCTTCTTTAAGTAGCACATAGCATGTTGTACATTGTTAAGTATATTTCTTAAGGAGTATTTTTTAACGAATAGtgcaatataaataagttatataacAAAGTCCAATGAATCCGacttaaagttttaaaagttcCGTTTTTCTCAGGATCGATCTTCTTCTATAAGAGAAATTTAGTTAAtgatatatgaaataaaaatgatccgCAGTTTTACTAACacctttttattatgatatatgGGTTTTGATGATAAtagttctttaaataattatattataaaagccTAATTCATTACCCTATCCTTGGTTCATTTGGTAGATGGCTCAGATAGCTTTGGTTTGATTCCTACTTACAATAAATCTATGAGGAATGTAGATGCAAAATTTTGTCTGACTAATGCTTTGCTAATTTGAGTctttatatagattaaataCGATATACTTACTTCATTCCAGCCCATATAATACAACGCCTGTGGTAGCATAGACACGAATTTGACATCGGAGAACAAACATATTGATAAACCGAGGCAAGCATTGgacaaaataaagtttttgtaCAATTTAGTTTCTTTGAATCTTGTTATTACATTCCTAGAAGCAATAACAAAGAGTCTATTAATtatggtaaaaataaaagaggttatctgttttatatgtcattcatatataatgtttgtaacaaattttgaGTTGACTGGAATACTTGACATAATAAGAATAGAATAATCACAAAATTATGTTgtacttattcataaaatttttcttacattagCAGTAATTCaaaatgttgtaaaatattcttaatgaCCTTTCTCATATTATGTACGTATAAACTCAATATAGCGAAACTAGTAAGTTGTGGTTATATGGATAAAAAACGTTAAAAGGAAGTTTTTAGGGGGTCATACAAACATggagtatatatattttataaactatacatattttgttcCTATTCCAACAAAATATGCACTAGTCGGAAGCATAGAAGTTACGAGACGTCAACTCTATAAATACTTAGCTGGTTTgacatttaaacttaaaatttaacagAGCAAcacattataattacaaatatatttatataagtttaactaataagcaataaattagataaaaacttatgataaaataaattaacttaccCTTTATTGGCAATTAATGTATGTCTATGTAAATGATTTGTTTCATTACTAAGATTACTAGATATACTAGCATTATTGGATTTCTTGTCCCttaagagtatttttaattctgtaaataaataaccagTTGAAGTATAACCGAGGCAACGACTTAGACTAACAAAAAGTGGACGGCGTGAATCAGGCACAGACGGCCGAAAACCTAGAGACCTAGAAAGTAGCGCGGGGCTGGTTATTAAGTATAATGTCATAAGtagcttataaaaaatattttatcatttcaGTAACGAACGTCATTTAGCAAAaacattatctaatatataaaattctcgtgtcacagttttcgttgccatactcctccgaaacggcttgaccgattttgatgaaattttttgtgcttatccggtatctatgagaatcggccaacatctatttttcatccccctaaatgtaagacctacaacgcactagcggctggccgcaatgcggcGTGCCGCTGCGGCAGGCCGCGGCAGGGCATaacaacgcactgacttgcggtcaaccgtcaaccgctTCGGTTGATCTGGATgaatgatgcggcgcg
The Pieris napi chromosome 1, ilPieNapi1.2, whole genome shotgun sequence DNA segment above includes these coding regions:
- the LOC125052560 gene encoding monocarboxylate transporter 12-like; amino-acid sequence: MTMCATEGINKKYKLVPPDGGWGYMICVGVIINLVVLRGFTNSHGAIFKERFLELDMSTTSVSVLNCLGTLCISVSGFSTGFLLKYTSIRTLGLIAALFYSTGSFASTLCNTEGLFFIFQGILQNIGHGLMINLCFTIINQYFRKKRLYAMSIVQTVPALAILVTPKLVKWIFDRYGSHWTLLLLSAVSLNNVLAVTIMQPVSLYMNEELPENKEIELKILLRDKKSNNASISSNLSNETNHLHRHTLIANKGNVITRFKETKLYKNFILSNACLGLSICLFSDVKFVSMLPQALYYMGWNEALVARALMLFGLGNLLTRMLFVYISKWLTKLGTHDIYVIGLLIACLSRLGMLWSDNRIIMQSFLVIVGLARAIIEILHPLVIADCVSAENFSHALGVSMLAFGLISVVFGPIISAIRELTDSYATAFYILTSCFAITVIFWTIELVYKKNAHKRKPKGSLPDKS